Proteins found in one Arthrobacter sp. U41 genomic segment:
- a CDS encoding metal ABC transporter permease, with amino-acid sequence MDLDSLLNSIFNFENYGELLVLVQNSLWAGAVLGLLGGLMGTFVMKRDLAFAVHGISELSFAGAAFALLIGTDIVLGSLVGSVVAALLLGLMGVRARDKNSIIGVIMPFGLGLGILFLSLYEGRAANKFGLLTGQIVSVGTVQLQVLAGAAVVVMLALLAIWRPLTFASVDPDVASARGVPVRALAIGFMLLLGVSVALSIQIVGALLVLALLITPAAAAMRVTSSPRLVVMLSVVFAMTATVGGILLALGGRIPISPYVTTLSFLIYVVCRIIGGARTRRGLNGRVLRTSAVPAA; translated from the coding sequence ATGGACCTGGACAGCCTGCTGAATTCAATCTTCAACTTCGAAAACTACGGCGAACTGCTCGTCCTGGTCCAGAACTCACTTTGGGCTGGCGCGGTGCTCGGCCTGCTGGGCGGGCTGATGGGTACGTTCGTGATGAAGCGGGACCTGGCTTTTGCCGTCCACGGCATCTCCGAACTCTCGTTTGCCGGCGCGGCCTTTGCCCTCCTGATCGGCACGGACATTGTCCTGGGCTCCCTGGTCGGATCCGTTGTGGCGGCGCTGTTGCTGGGTCTGATGGGTGTCCGCGCCAGGGACAAGAACTCGATCATCGGCGTGATCATGCCTTTCGGGCTGGGACTGGGGATCCTGTTCCTCTCCCTGTATGAGGGGCGCGCCGCCAACAAGTTCGGCCTGCTAACCGGTCAGATCGTGTCCGTCGGCACCGTCCAGCTCCAGGTGCTGGCAGGCGCCGCCGTTGTCGTGATGCTTGCCCTTCTGGCCATCTGGCGCCCGCTGACCTTCGCCAGCGTGGACCCCGACGTCGCATCGGCCCGCGGGGTGCCCGTCCGGGCACTGGCCATCGGGTTTATGCTGCTGCTCGGTGTCAGCGTGGCCCTCTCCATCCAGATTGTCGGCGCCCTGCTGGTGCTGGCCCTGCTGATCACTCCCGCGGCGGCGGCCATGCGCGTCACGTCATCACCCCGCCTGGTGGTGATGCTTAGTGTGGTCTTCGCCATGACGGCTACGGTCGGCGGCATCCTGCTCGCCCTCGGCGGCCGGATCCCGATCAGCCCGTATGTGACCACATTGTCCTTCCTGATCTACGTGGTCTGCCGGATTATCGGCGGTGCCCGGACCAGGCGCGGACTGAACGGCCGGGTGCTGCGCACTTCCGCGGTGCCGGCGGCCTGA
- a CDS encoding metal ABC transporter ATP-binding protein — protein sequence MTPVVSLRGASLAFGERSLWEGLDLEINPGEFFAVLGPNGSGKTTFLKVLLGLQELSSGSATLAGRPVARGNPGIGYIPQQKSFDPDTPLRARDLVGLGVDGHRWGLRLGAAKANRRIDELLGLVGASDYAKVPVGQLSGGEQQRLRVAQALAADPKVLLCDEPLLSLDLHHQQEVSALINKQCRDQDSAVVFVTHEINPIMDYVDRVLYLAGGRFRVGPPEEVMTTEVLSDLYGSHVEVIHANGRLIVVGLPDAATHHHEDAHAVAGEVG from the coding sequence TTGACACCCGTAGTGAGCCTCCGTGGGGCCTCCCTGGCGTTCGGTGAACGTTCCTTGTGGGAGGGCCTGGATCTGGAGATCAACCCGGGTGAATTCTTCGCCGTCCTCGGCCCCAACGGCAGCGGAAAAACCACCTTCCTCAAAGTCCTGCTCGGACTGCAGGAGCTCAGCTCCGGCTCGGCCACACTCGCGGGCCGGCCCGTGGCGCGCGGCAACCCCGGGATCGGCTACATACCGCAGCAGAAGTCGTTCGACCCCGATACCCCGCTGCGCGCCCGCGACCTCGTGGGGCTCGGCGTCGACGGCCACCGCTGGGGGCTCCGGCTGGGCGCGGCGAAAGCGAACCGCAGAATCGATGAGCTGCTCGGCCTGGTAGGAGCCTCCGATTACGCGAAGGTTCCCGTGGGCCAGCTCTCCGGCGGCGAGCAGCAGCGGCTGCGTGTCGCGCAGGCGCTGGCCGCGGATCCCAAGGTGTTGCTTTGCGATGAACCGCTGCTCTCCCTTGACCTGCATCACCAGCAGGAAGTCAGTGCGCTGATCAACAAGCAGTGCCGCGACCAGGACAGTGCCGTGGTGTTCGTGACGCACGAGATCAACCCGATCATGGACTACGTGGACCGGGTGCTGTACCTGGCAGGGGGGCGGTTCCGGGTGGGTCCGCCGGAGGAGGTCATGACCACCGAGGTCCTCTCCGATCTCTATGGCAGCCACGTCGAAGTGATCCACGCGAACGGGCGGCTGATCGTCGTCGGACTGCCCGATGCCGCGACCCACCACCACGAGGACGCCCACGCGGTGGCGGGGGAGGTGGGCTAG
- a CDS encoding metal ABC transporter solute-binding protein, Zn/Mn family, which translates to MRRPAAQAIVAAFAGLSVLLTACAPTSGTSPESSADGIVDVVASTSVYGDIAGAVGGDKVRVNSIIARTSQDPHSYEATTQDKLAVSKAELVLENGGGYDDFIHKLAEDTGLEPSSVLNAVELSGLVPAEPAGESAAADADGHARTPAGFNEHVWYSLPAMARLADAVAARLGELEPSSAESFRSNAAAFKDSLGGLEAKLEGIRASAGGASVAVTEPVPMYLLDAAGLVNQTPAEYTAAIEEDTDVPPAVLKAATDLMASGSIRLLAYNQQTEGPQTVAVKDAAAAAGVPVVNFSETLPDGVSYLQWMTENVDNIGKALA; encoded by the coding sequence GTGCGTCGTCCTGCTGCCCAAGCCATCGTTGCCGCTTTTGCCGGCCTGAGCGTGCTCCTGACGGCCTGCGCGCCGACGTCGGGGACCTCCCCGGAGAGCAGCGCCGACGGGATTGTCGACGTGGTAGCCTCCACCAGCGTTTACGGGGACATCGCGGGCGCCGTCGGCGGAGACAAGGTGCGGGTCAATTCCATCATCGCGCGCACCAGCCAGGACCCGCACTCCTATGAAGCCACCACGCAGGACAAGCTGGCGGTTTCGAAGGCCGAGCTGGTGCTGGAGAACGGCGGCGGCTACGACGATTTCATTCACAAGCTCGCAGAAGACACGGGGCTGGAGCCCAGCAGCGTCCTGAATGCCGTGGAGCTCTCCGGACTGGTTCCGGCAGAGCCTGCCGGCGAGTCCGCCGCCGCCGATGCCGACGGGCACGCCCGCACCCCTGCCGGCTTCAACGAGCACGTTTGGTACAGCCTGCCCGCCATGGCCCGGCTGGCTGACGCCGTCGCGGCCAGGCTTGGAGAGCTCGAGCCGTCCTCGGCCGAGTCATTCCGCAGCAATGCCGCGGCCTTCAAGGATTCGCTCGGAGGCCTCGAAGCCAAGCTGGAGGGAATCAGGGCGTCGGCCGGCGGGGCGTCCGTTGCTGTGACGGAACCGGTGCCGATGTACCTGCTCGACGCGGCCGGCCTGGTAAACCAGACCCCGGCCGAATACACCGCTGCGATCGAAGAAGACACCGACGTGCCCCCCGCCGTACTCAAGGCCGCCACCGACCTTATGGCGTCCGGCAGCATCAGGCTGCTGGCTTACAACCAGCAGACCGAGGGCCCGCAGACGGTCGCAGTCAAGGACGCGGCAGCAGCCGCCGGTGTCCCGGTGGTGAACTTCAGCGAGACCTTGCCCGACGGCGTGTCCTACCTCCAGTGGATGACTGAAAATGTCGACAACATCGGCAAGGCCCTGGCCTAG
- a CDS encoding hemolysin family protein: protein MSDWAGILWLVVLLIGNAFFVAAEFAVMSARRSQIEPLAEAGSKRAQTTLRAMENVSLMLACAQLGITVCSLLILQVAEPAIHHLMVVPLEAVGVPVEIADVAAFAVALLVVTFLHVTIGEMVPKNISVSVADKAALLLAPPLMFIARAVKPVIVALNWSANHILKLMRIEPKDEVTSSFTLEEVQSIVQESTRHGLVDDDAGLITGALEFSEHTASRVMVPLDKLVMLKPATTPVEFEKAVSRTGFSRFPMLDEDGMLSGYLHIKDVLSIPDAAYRQPIAESHIRSLANLAMDDEIEKAMSVMQRTGSHLARVIGPDGLTQGVLFLEDVIEELVGEIRDATQATGYRRLGQDQQ, encoded by the coding sequence ATGAGCGACTGGGCAGGAATTCTCTGGCTGGTCGTCCTGCTGATCGGCAACGCCTTCTTCGTGGCCGCCGAATTCGCGGTCATGTCCGCGCGCCGGAGCCAGATCGAGCCCTTGGCCGAGGCGGGCTCCAAGCGCGCGCAGACCACCCTGCGCGCGATGGAGAACGTCTCCCTGATGCTGGCTTGCGCGCAGCTGGGGATTACCGTCTGTTCCCTGCTGATCCTGCAGGTCGCGGAACCGGCAATCCATCATCTGATGGTGGTGCCGCTGGAAGCGGTCGGCGTCCCGGTGGAGATTGCGGACGTTGCGGCGTTCGCCGTCGCCCTGCTGGTCGTCACGTTCCTGCACGTCACGATCGGCGAGATGGTCCCGAAAAACATCTCGGTGTCCGTTGCGGACAAGGCAGCACTGCTGCTGGCGCCGCCGCTGATGTTCATCGCCCGTGCGGTGAAGCCGGTGATCGTGGCCCTCAACTGGTCAGCGAACCACATCCTGAAACTGATGCGGATCGAGCCAAAGGATGAGGTCACGTCCTCCTTCACTTTGGAGGAAGTGCAGTCGATCGTGCAGGAATCGACCCGCCACGGGCTCGTGGATGACGACGCCGGCCTGATCACCGGTGCGCTGGAGTTCTCGGAACACACCGCGTCCCGCGTCATGGTCCCGTTGGACAAGCTGGTGATGCTGAAGCCCGCCACCACGCCGGTGGAATTCGAAAAGGCCGTGAGCCGCACCGGGTTCTCACGCTTCCCGATGCTGGACGAGGACGGAATGCTCTCCGGCTACCTCCACATCAAGGACGTGCTGTCCATCCCGGACGCGGCTTACCGCCAGCCGATCGCCGAAAGCCACATCCGGTCCCTGGCGAACCTTGCCATGGACGACGAGATCGAGAAGGCCATGTCCGTGATGCAGCGGACCGGCTCGCACCTGGCCCGCGTCATCGGTCCGGACGGCCTCACCCAGGGTGTGTTGTTCCTCGAGGATGTTATTGAGGAGCTCGTCGGGGAGATCAGGGACGCCACCCAGGCCACCGGCTACCGGAGGCTCGGCCAGGACCAGCAGTAG
- a CDS encoding hemolysin family protein, with protein sequence MEWLLLGAGLLLILGTGFFVAVEFSLVALDQATVQRAVDDGDTAAAPLLKCLKSLSTQLSSCQLGITITTLLTGYVMEPSVGKLLEGPLGALGLPEAAVASVSLILAMAFATLLSMLIGELVPKNMAIALSFQVGKALAGPQLIFTAIFKPAIVVLNGFSNKVLNIFGLEAKEEISGARTPAELASLVRRSAAMGTLDAGTANFIARTLKFSGRTAADVMTPRIRVETIDADQPVSDIVEAARRTGYSRFPVIGESSDDIRGVVHIKKAIAVPSDRRAKLEAGAIMTDVLRVPETIHLDALLAELREGNLQLAVVLDEYGGTAGIATLEDLVEEIVGEVADEHDKVRPGLLQSASGDWYFPGLLRPDELSEQIPGLTVPDESAYETVGGYVMSQLGRIASVGDTVDVGGGTLSVTRMDGRRIDRICFKPGRVHRGNHSTTEVGAE encoded by the coding sequence ATGGAGTGGCTTCTTCTCGGAGCAGGACTGCTGCTCATCCTGGGAACCGGCTTCTTCGTAGCCGTTGAATTCTCCCTCGTGGCCCTTGACCAGGCCACTGTCCAGCGGGCCGTGGACGACGGCGACACTGCCGCCGCGCCCCTCCTCAAGTGCCTCAAATCCCTGTCCACGCAGCTCTCGAGCTGCCAGCTGGGCATCACCATCACCACCCTGCTCACCGGCTATGTCATGGAACCGTCGGTCGGCAAACTGCTCGAAGGCCCGCTGGGCGCCCTGGGGCTGCCGGAGGCCGCAGTTGCCTCCGTGTCGCTGATCCTCGCGATGGCCTTTGCGACGCTGCTGTCCATGCTGATCGGCGAACTGGTTCCGAAGAACATGGCGATTGCGCTGTCGTTCCAGGTCGGCAAGGCGCTGGCCGGTCCGCAGCTGATTTTCACGGCGATCTTCAAACCCGCCATTGTGGTGCTCAACGGCTTCTCCAACAAGGTACTCAATATCTTCGGGCTGGAGGCCAAGGAAGAGATTTCCGGTGCGCGGACCCCGGCCGAGCTGGCCTCCCTCGTGCGCCGCTCGGCGGCCATGGGAACCCTTGACGCCGGCACCGCCAACTTCATCGCCCGGACGCTCAAGTTTTCGGGCCGGACGGCAGCGGATGTCATGACCCCCCGCATCCGGGTCGAGACCATCGACGCCGACCAGCCCGTGTCCGACATTGTGGAGGCGGCACGCCGCACCGGCTATTCGCGCTTCCCGGTCATCGGCGAATCCTCGGACGACATCCGCGGCGTGGTCCACATCAAGAAGGCCATCGCCGTCCCCTCGGACCGGCGCGCCAAGCTGGAGGCCGGTGCCATCATGACCGATGTGCTCCGGGTTCCGGAAACCATTCACCTGGACGCCCTGCTCGCGGAACTGCGCGAAGGCAATCTCCAGCTGGCAGTGGTCCTGGACGAGTACGGCGGAACCGCCGGCATCGCCACCCTCGAGGATCTGGTCGAGGAAATCGTCGGAGAAGTGGCCGATGAGCACGACAAGGTCCGGCCGGGGCTGCTGCAGAGCGCCTCGGGGGACTGGTACTTCCCGGGCCTGCTGCGCCCCGATGAACTCTCCGAACAGATCCCGGGACTGACCGTTCCCGACGAGTCTGCCTATGAAACGGTAGGAGGCTACGTGATGAGCCAGCTGGGCCGGATTGCCTCCGTAGGGGACACCGTCGACGTCGGCGGCGGAACCCTGAGCGTTACCCGCATGGACGGGCGCCGGATCGACCGGATCTGCTTCAAGCCCGGCCGTGTCCACCGCGGGAACCACTCCACCACCGAGGTGGGTGCCGAATGA
- a CDS encoding GuaB1 family IMP dehydrogenase-related protein, translating into MRFLTEPTTDLTYSDLFLVPSRSEVTSRLDVDLAADDGTGSAIPLVAANMTAVTGKRMAETMARRGGLAVLPQDVPLEVIREVTAWIKTRHPVLETPVTLSPASTVIDALHLMGKRPHGAIMVVDDSGAVAGIVRAADCEGQDRFASLASVMRHQPLVLDAAVLENAPAGGGAGPAGGSGAGLRSAFDAMDAAGTDFAPVQRDGVLAGVLTRKGALRSTLYRPSLDASGRLKVAAAVGINGDVAGRAAELLAAGVNVLVLDTAHGHQQKMFDALAAVKGLNPGVPVVAGNVVTAEATRELIQAGADIVKVGVGPGAMCTTRMMTAVGRPQFSAVLECAAAARAAGGRVWADGGVRYPRDVALALAAGASQVMIGSWFAGTHESPGDLQQDAGGRQFKESFGMASARAVQNRNQREGAFEKDRKALFEEGISTSRMFLDPARPGVEDLLDMITAGLRSSMSYAGAADLAAFRERAVAGIQSAAGYEEGRPVPQSW; encoded by the coding sequence GTGCGCTTCCTGACCGAGCCCACCACCGACCTGACCTATTCGGACCTCTTCCTGGTACCGTCCCGCTCCGAGGTCACCTCCCGCCTGGACGTGGACCTGGCTGCGGATGACGGGACGGGCTCCGCGATTCCCCTGGTGGCGGCCAATATGACGGCAGTGACCGGCAAACGGATGGCCGAGACCATGGCCCGGCGCGGCGGATTGGCGGTGCTGCCGCAGGACGTCCCGCTTGAGGTGATCCGCGAGGTGACGGCCTGGATCAAGACCCGCCACCCCGTCCTGGAAACCCCGGTCACCCTGTCGCCGGCAAGCACCGTCATTGATGCCCTGCACCTGATGGGCAAGCGGCCGCACGGCGCCATTATGGTCGTGGATGACTCGGGTGCCGTGGCCGGCATCGTCCGGGCCGCGGACTGCGAGGGCCAGGACCGTTTCGCCTCGCTGGCCTCGGTGATGCGCCACCAGCCGCTGGTGCTGGACGCGGCTGTGCTGGAGAACGCCCCCGCCGGCGGCGGCGCCGGGCCCGCCGGCGGATCAGGCGCCGGACTGCGCTCCGCCTTCGACGCGATGGACGCTGCCGGGACCGACTTCGCGCCGGTCCAGCGGGACGGCGTCCTGGCCGGAGTCCTGACCCGGAAGGGAGCCCTCCGCTCGACCCTGTACCGGCCCTCCCTGGACGCCTCCGGCAGGCTCAAGGTGGCCGCCGCCGTCGGGATCAACGGCGATGTCGCCGGCCGGGCCGCGGAACTCCTCGCCGCCGGGGTCAACGTGCTGGTCCTCGATACCGCCCACGGCCACCAGCAGAAGATGTTTGACGCCCTGGCCGCGGTGAAAGGCCTTAACCCCGGGGTGCCCGTGGTGGCAGGCAACGTGGTCACCGCCGAGGCGACCCGCGAACTCATCCAGGCCGGTGCGGACATCGTCAAGGTCGGTGTTGGCCCCGGGGCCATGTGCACCACACGGATGATGACGGCCGTCGGCCGGCCGCAGTTCTCCGCCGTGCTGGAATGCGCGGCCGCCGCGCGGGCTGCCGGCGGGCGGGTCTGGGCCGACGGCGGCGTCCGCTACCCGCGGGACGTGGCGCTTGCCCTCGCCGCCGGCGCAAGCCAGGTCATGATCGGGTCCTGGTTCGCCGGCACGCACGAGAGCCCCGGCGACCTGCAGCAGGACGCCGGCGGGCGGCAGTTCAAGGAAAGCTTCGGCATGGCCTCCGCCCGGGCCGTGCAGAACCGCAACCAGCGCGAAGGCGCCTTCGAAAAGGACCGCAAGGCCCTCTTCGAGGAAGGCATCTCCACCTCCCGGATGTTCCTCGATCCGGCGCGGCCCGGCGTCGAGGATCTGCTGGACATGATCACCGCCGGGCTCCGCAGTTCCATGAGCTACGCCGGCGCCGCGGACCTTGCGGCGTTCCGGGAACGCGCCGTGGCCGGGATCCAGTCCGCGGCCGGCTACGAGGAAGGCCGCCCGGTCCCGCAGAGCTGGTGA